One window of Desulfarculus baarsii DSM 2075 genomic DNA carries:
- a CDS encoding L-threonylcarbamoyladenylate synthase yields the protein MPEPLIWPVDAAAPAPDVLARAAALLAEGAVVAFPTETLYGLAVDAANHRALARLAALKERPDDKPFPLIIGAEGQIAPLAATLTPLARRLMAAHWPGPLTIVLAAAPGLPPELTHQGGVALRLSSHPVAAGLALALGRAVTATSANLAGRPAQARPEALDPALLARIDLLLDGGPCPGGAPSTIVLASGRRAKVLRQGAVALAEEER from the coding sequence TTGCCTGAGCCGCTGATCTGGCCCGTCGACGCCGCCGCGCCCGCGCCGGACGTCCTGGCCCGGGCGGCGGCGCTGCTGGCCGAGGGCGCGGTGGTGGCCTTCCCCACCGAGACGCTCTATGGCCTGGCCGTGGACGCGGCCAACCACCGGGCCTTGGCCCGGCTGGCGGCGCTGAAAGAGCGCCCCGACGACAAGCCTTTTCCGCTGATCATCGGCGCGGAGGGGCAGATCGCGCCCTTGGCGGCGACGCTCACGCCCCTGGCCCGGCGGCTGATGGCCGCCCATTGGCCCGGCCCGCTGACGATTGTCCTGGCCGCCGCGCCGGGCCTGCCGCCCGAACTGACCCACCAGGGCGGCGTGGCCCTGCGTCTCAGCTCGCACCCGGTGGCCGCCGGCCTGGCCCTGGCCCTGGGCCGGGCCGTCACCGCCACCAGCGCCAACCTGGCCGGCCGGCCGGCCCAAGCCAGGCCCGAGGCGTTGGACCCGGCCTTGCTGGCCCGGATCGACCTGCTGCTCGACGGCGGCCCCTGCCCCGGCGGCGCGCCCAGCACGATCGTGCTGGCCAGTGGCCGGCGGGCCAAGGTGCTGCGCCAGGGCGCGGTGGCCTTGGCCGAGGAAGAACGCTGA